The Daucus carota subsp. sativus chromosome 2, DH1 v3.0, whole genome shotgun sequence genome includes a window with the following:
- the LOC108207435 gene encoding calmodulin calcium-dependent NAD kinase yields the protein MEHGTSLPNQDMDMEQGSDSSKTTYTQIILASTLGLIIAAALHLRLKKARNSRIVPLIRVADNGQPVKLERFSHYVARQLGFADKRECPHLCKLASEYLKKSEGIEENIYAFFADNLEVDSLFVKLVEEFERCILSYFAFHWRHAHTMISQVLGSDSEPKKKLKHIVMAATREQRFERVTKNLKVARVFTTLVEEMKAIGLAAADDSQCTDVMVPMAHKDRSPVLLFMGGGMGAGKSTVLKEILKEPFWAGAAGNAVVIEADAFKESDVIYRALSSRGHHDMLQTAELVHQSSTDAASSLLVTALNEGRDVIMDGTLSWVPFVVQTITMARNVHRRRYRMGVGYKAENGVVTENYWEHCNEEVEQDGTKKRRPYRIELVGVVCDAYMAVVRGIRRAIMCKRAVRVKSQLTSHKRFASAFTTYCNLVDFARLYCTNALEGPPKLIGWKDKERNLLVDPEEIHCLKTIGMLNESADSIYELYKATHALKEGAIWKDIVLSPSRMLIQRELKFSIQKVESMKD from the exons ATGGAGCATGGCACTTCTCTACCTAACCAAGATATGGATATGGAGCaag GATCGGATAGTAGTAAAACAACCTACACACAAATCATATTAGCCTCTACACTCGGCTTAATCATTGCTGCAGCACTGCATTTACGTCTTAAAAAGGCCAGAAATTCAAGGATTGTCCCTTTGATAAGAGTTGCAGACAACGGGCAACCTGTTAAACTTGAAAGGTTCTCCCATTATGTTG CTAGGCAATTGGGGTTTGCTGATAAAAGGGAATGTCCACACCTGTGCAAGTTAGCTTCTGAGTATTTGAaaaaatctgaaggaattgaggAGAATATCTATGCGTTCTTTGCTGATAACCTAGAAGTTGATTCCTTGTTTGTAAAGCTTGTTGAGGAATTTGAAAGATGCATCCTTAGTTACTTTGCTTTTCATTGGAGGCATGCTCATACTATGATCAGTCAG GTGTTGGGTTCTGATTCAGAGCCCAAGAAGAAGCTCAAGCACATCGTCATGGCAGCAACTAG GGAACAGAGGTTCGAGAGGGTAACAAAGAATCTAAAAGTGGCAAGAGTATTTACCACATTGGTGGAGGAGATGAAAGCAATTGGACTTGCAGCTGCCGATGATTCACAATGCACGGATGTAATGGTTCCAATGGCCCATAAAGACAGGAGTCCTGTCCTTCTCTTTATGGGTGGTGGAATGGGTGCAGGGAAAAGTACTGTCCTGAAGGAAATTCTAAAGGA ACCATTCTGGGCAGGAGCAGCAGGGAATGCTGTTGTAATAGAGGCAGATGCTTTCAAAGAATCTGATGTTATTTATAGAGCACTTAGCTCTAGGGGTCATCACGACATGCTTCAAACAGCTGAACTG GTGCACCAATCATCTACAGACGCTGCATCATCTCTCCTAGTCACAGCACTTAATGAAGGGCGGGATGTAATCATGGACGGCACTCTCTCCTGGGTCCCCTTCGTTGTACAAACAATTACAATGGCAAGGAATGTTCATCGTCGCCGTTATAGAATGGGAGTTGGTTACAAGGCTGAAAATGGAGTTGTAACTGAAAACTATTGGGAACATTGTAATGAAGAAGTAGAACAAGATGGAACTAAGAAGAGAAGACCATACAGGATAGAGCTAGTTGGCGTGGTTTGTGATGCTTACATGGCTGTAGTTAGAGGCATACG GAGAGCTATCATGTGTAAAAGAGCTGTGAGGGTAAAATCACAATTAACCTCACATAAAAGATTTGCAAGCGCATTTACAACATACTGTAACCTAGTTGATTTTGCAAGATTGTACTGCACCAACGCCTTGGAAGGTCCACCAAAG TTGATAGGATGGAAGGACAAAGAAAGAAATTTATTGGTTGATCCAGAGGAGATACATTGTTTAAAAACAATCGGGATGTTGAATGAATCAGCAGACTCCATATATGAGCTCTATAAGGCCACCCATGCTCTCAAGGAAGGTGCTATCTGGAAAGACATTGTGCTTTCACCTTCAAGAATGCTCATTCAGCGAGAGCTTAAGTTTTCAATCCAAAAAGTTGAAAGCATGAAAGATTAG
- the LOC108207436 gene encoding probable WRKY transcription factor 21: MIICGATNLEEGCFWSRHLRDYFLWTQINFFLFLWGLMFLFNKISKVNKQYFDYEIHVLVAHPRSPRFLVVVYDLIWFKACLAIRIICFCFSNSASRLSDMGIEEASKSAVESCHSVLDLISKTKDQIEYGNLSVKTEESVAKFKKVVSILDVGLGHARARKSKNLQTPCPRNILLDNPIIGINYQPTAYQLPPTNSGDISTHGMGTNAKNNFNSEKLSLESSSSLKPTTQIVQQTPQQSNYQFHLHPLQQKFQQHQQLKQPTASIFQKSNSTSCINLNFEKATCTPSNSMSSTRSFMSSLNGSGSATNLDGTAFRLIGETRSLDQGSYQHKRSCPARGEGGRCHCSKNRKHKIRRSIKVPATSPRLANIPGDEYSWRKYGQKPVKGSPHPRAYYKCTSMRNCPARKKVERCLEEPSMLTITYENEHNHPRMLVPNLS, encoded by the exons ATGATCATTTGTGGAGCAACGAATTTAGAAGAGGGGTGTTTTTGGTCAAGGCATCTTAGGGATTATTTTTTATGGACacagattaatttttttttatttttgtggggtcttatgtttttatttaacaaaatttcTAAGGTAAATaaacaatattttgattatgaGATACATGTCCTTGTGGCCCATCCTAGATCGCCTCGATTTTTGGTTGTTGTTTATGATTTGATTTGGTTCAAGGCTTGTTTGGCTATTcgtataatttgtttttgtttttccaATTCTGCCTCAAGATTGTCAGATATGGGAATTGAAGAGGCTAGCAAAAGTGCAGTAGAGAGTTGCCATAGTGTATTGGATCTCATTTCCAAGACTAAAGATCAGATTGAATATGGAAACTTATCTGTGAAAACTGAGGAATCTGTGGCTAAGTTCAAGAAAGTTGTGTCTATTCTTGATGTTGGTTTGGGTCATGCAAGGGCGAGAAAGTCCAAGAACCTTCAAACCCCTTGTCCCCGAAACATATTGTTAGACAACCCTATTATTGGAATTAATTATCAACCTACAGCGTACCAGCTTCCTCCAACTAATTCTGGTGATATTTCAACTCATGGTATGGGTACAAATGCTAAGAataattttaattctgaaaagtTGTCTCTAGAATCGAGTTCAAGTTTGAAACCCACAACTCAGATCGTCCAACAGACACCACAACAATCAAACTATCAATTTCATTTACACCCGCTCCAGCAAAAATTTCAACAGCACCAACAGCTAAAACAACCAACTGCAAGCATTTTTCAGAAGAGCAATAGCACCAGTTGTATCAACctgaattttgaaaaagctacatGTACACCTTCAAATTCTATGTCATCCACCAGGTCCTTTATGTCTTCATTGAACGGCAGTGGCAGTGCGACTAATTTGGATGGAACTGCATTTCGTTTAATTGGCGAAACCCGCTCTCTTGATCAGGGATCATATCAGCATAAACGGAGTTGCCCTGCAAGAGGAGAGGGTGGTAGATGCCACTGCTCAAAGAACAG AAAGCATAAAATAAGAAGATCAATCAAAGTACCTGCTACCAGCCCTAGGCTTGCAAACATCCCTGGTGATGAGTATTCATGGAGAAAATATGGGCAAAAGCCAGTCAAAGGCAGTCCTCATCCTAG AGCTTACTATAAATGTACCAGCATGAGGAATTGCCCTGCAAGGAAAAAAGTGGAGAGGTGCTTGGAAGAGCCATCGATGCTAACTATTACTTATGAAAATGAGCATAACCATCCAAGAATGTTGGTCCCAAATCTGTCATGA